The nucleotide sequence AATCAACAAGGATGCAACGATAGACCCGAGCATTATACAAGTAGCGTTCAGCTAGAGATTGTATATCTAAGTACTATGGCATGAGGAGTAAACTTAGGTTTAAAAACGAGGAGTAAGGCCAGGGCCTGCATATTATGTCGCAAGGCACGCCTGACTGCTCAGGAATTTCATTGCAAGAAAGGATAATGAGATTCAAACGACTTACCCTTCGACGAGTTACTCTAGACGCTTTCCAGCAAAGCAAACTTCTCGATCGAGATTCCAGTCTCCTGTGATTTAGAAAGAATCAGTGCCATTTCATATAAAACAATTAATCAAGAACATAAGAGATGAAATACAAGTTTTTTGAAACGAAAAGCTGAAGTAGATGGAATTGCAGTACTTACAAATTATCCTGTTCGAGCTTTTCAGCAATAGAAACTGCTTTACGTTGTGACCATCCACGTTGCAACTCTGAGTGCTGAAGTACATGTGCAAGGGACACCTTGCTCCTAACAATGCTTTGACTCTGGCTTTGTTGTTTTTCTGGAATTATCGCCATGGTTGGTTTCTTTTGGTTATGCATTTGACCACTACCTTTGCTTTCCATAGGAGAAGCAGCTACTTCAACAATTTCACTCGTCCCCACTTCACGGGCGCTGAACGTATTTTCATCTCTAATCTGGGATGAACCATCCTTTGAAGCTGGTATAATAATAGGCATCTGGGCCCATTctttactatttctttttgatTCACATCTAATCTCAATTGTCAGGGGAGACCCTAGAACAATCTCAAATGCCTGCAAAATCTGCGCTCTGAACTTCTCTGCGGTAGATTTGGTCATATGCGAAGAGAACATCAACTGCGCAGTGGGTGCTGCAAAAGGAAGGAAACATGTTAAAAGGAAATAATGCTGTGttgatatttgatttgaatAGTTATGATCAAATTTGGCATGTGGCAGAATAAGGGGCTTATTTTAGGCATACAAATCTGAAATGTTAGACATTAACTACAAGCCAATTTGCTTTCAGATTTCTTGAAACATGAATCGAATATAAGGTAATAAAACAAGGATGAAAAATTTGAACGAGAAGCGTATGATTATCTCATTGTGAAACAGAGCAAATTGAGAGTTCTTAGCAAGTTTATGAAATGTAAAATGTCATGTAATTAAGTCAACTTTGCATCCATGTCTCAGGATCATAATCCAAAAACCCTACAAACAACTATTTTCCCAAAATATATTTTCAAAACCTACAAACCACCACTACCAGTAATTGCATAGATGATTGACATATTTCGCGGAAGGATAAATGTGTGTATGCACATGTTTATAAGGATTAAATGGAAAGGGCATTCATAAAAGAGCAGTTATTGCTTACCTGCACCGAAACTAACCGAGGTCAGCTTCCCTTCTTGGTACAAAAATTCTTTTACGCGATTATACGGAATTTTCTCAAGCACCTCCAACCAAATTTCTTCAATTCCTTTGTGGCTTTTGCCATGGATTTGCCTCCCATTTACCCTGGTTATTTCAGCGGAGCTTGTAGCCATCTGCTGAGAAACCATAGCCGTACCAGCATGATGTTTTCTATCTAAACTCATACCTTTTCCAGAACTTACAGAATTTCGAGCATTTGCTGGCAAGCCATTCTCATAATTTGGCATCTCATCTTGTTCACTATCTCTCCTGACCGCATCCCTTCCGCTCACATTATTTAAGGCCAACGGACTCTGATGGAAACTTGTGCCTCCAGAAGAACTAGGCAACATATACTGTTGATCAGGAGCAAGTTGGAGAAGTGCAGCGGTTAGCCATGTTAACTTGTCATTTGACATCCTCAATTGTTTCTCGGCCTCAGATAAAGTTTTCAAAGCTTGACGCAACTTCTCCATGTCTTCTTTTGATACTGCAaccaattaatttgttttttagtttACTGAAAAATACTAACACAAAAAAGGATATAAGTTTACAGGAATCAACCATTGAATTTCAAACGGCAAGggttttcaatgtctacttaAGGAGGTTTCCATTAGGGCATTACGCGCAACCAAGAGTAGTTCAAGCATGCTAAATATTTCTATGGTGAAAACCGAAGAGAACATAAATGATTCTATGATAAGTATATATTTGGAACCGAATATGAGAATCActgaaataaattattattgaaaaaaatggaCTATTCGATTTCTCTAGTAAACTTTTGGACTCACATGGTTGGTTCCGAAAGAACTTCCTTCTACGCCTTTCTTTTCTATAATCATAGCTGCCAGCAAGTATATCTGTAATTACCGTTGCAAGTTGTGACATCAAAGTTAATGGCTCAACTCCAGTTTCCATTATCATTCTCAAATTCTTCACAGTATTAACTGTGTCTGCAGATAATGCTAAATCAAGAAGATCTATCAATTTCTCATCAGATATAAGCCCAACCTGCAAAACAAAGTCAAAATCTTCAGGTAGTTCATCTAAAGTAACAAGAGCAAAGATAATTGTCTTACAAGACCATGCTGGTTTCAAAGCATTCCGATATCTTTATATGGAAATAGTATAACACTTGTAACGCCAAACACGAAGCAAAAATAGGAAGGAATCCAAAAGGAATTTGCTAAGAGAAACTGTAATAAAAAAACATGAGGCAAAGAGGTGCAGAAAATACATTACCTTAATATTTATATCGCAAATggataaaagaagaaaatttaaAACGTCCCATTTCAAGAAATCACAGAGATAAATAAACAGCTTGAAACAGAACGAGAGGAAATAGGGATCCTCATTATTTCTAATAATCATCATTTATCAAGGCAATATATATACACGGGAAAACCATTAGCAATTCTCATTCTGGTGGATCAGTAAAGAACAGGGAAGAACTTACCAGTTCCTGAACAAGAGGAACTGAGATTCTCTGGCCAAGCAAACTCAGTTGCTCTAGAGTCATCTCAGCATCCCTCAATGAACCATCCGACCTTGACGAAATAAGTTTCAGTGCATCCTTGTCAATTTCTATATCTTCTTTGGCTGCTATCCATTGCAAACTGTAAATAATATCTGCATCCCTTAGCTTAGGGAAAAAGAACTTTTGACACCTGGATATGATTATGTGAGGCAAAACATCAAGACTTGAACAGACAAGGACAAAAACCACATGTCTCGGTGCTCGATCAATGACCTTCGATAAGGCACTCCAGCACTCAGGGGACAATGTTTCACAATCATCAAAGATAAACACTCTGCACTGTGATGGCAGTTGGGAAATACTCATATTGTCAAGTAGGTCCATAATGCTATCGAAGTCGAAGTTACTAACAGGCCCAACTTCCTTTATATTTCTACTCTTGCCCATATCATGTGCAATGCAAGAATTGCAAAAGCCACAAGGCTTGGGATGATCCAGAGACTGGCAATTTAGAGCTCTAGAAAATATGCGAGCACATGATGTTTTCCCTGTGCCATGAGGACCATAGAACACGTATAGCAACCCAACTTTCTTTTTCATGACAGCATTTGAAAGAGCCTGTGCCACCAAATTCTGCCCCACAAGATCTCTAAAGGTTCTCGGCATGTATTTTTGCGTCAGATTTTGGTGCCTACGACGGCGGTGTCCCCTCAATTTGCGTTGATCACCAGATCTAGCTTCAGAAGCATAGTCGGAACCGACATCATGCTTGAATAAATTATCTGCATAAATACCAAGTTCACCAGAATAGTCATGTACCCAACCAGCATTGTCAGAGCTTGCCTGTGATCCAGATGCTTCAACTAGTAAAGGAAGTGCCTCAGGTTCAGATTTAGTAGAAACGCTCGAGTTATCAGTTGCCATGGGCATGTCAGAAATATCTCTACCATGGGCAGCCAGATCACCCTTCTTCAACCTTGAATCAGATAAACCACAAGAAATGCTCCTTCCAGCAATGTCAAGGAATGTTTTACCTCTATGATGGATTCTCGACCAATTCCAGGGAATCCCACACCCGTTTCTAGGAGCCCTTGTGACATTTTGCTCACCATACTCATCCGCTCCCTGTTCCATGTGATACTTTCGGTGAGCTGACccttgagctatagaattagaAGCTACAGATAAACCATGCTGAGCTCCAAAGTCTCTGGACGCTACAGAAGCACGGCTTCTTCTTGCACCTCGAAATCTCCGCCTTTTTACCCTACTTAGTCCACTGCAATAGCCCCGAGCGCTGACCTCCGGTTCCTCAGAGATTCTTCCCTGCCTGGACCGTCTTCCAGGCAGGTGGATATTAGAGGACGCTACATCATCAGTATCCATCCTAACATCATTCAACTGCTCTGAGAGAGTCTTCATTTGAGCACCTTGGGTGTGCTTTCCCTTTTGTTTACTTCTTCTAATTTTGGATTCTGAATTCCCAGAAAGAGCGTCATGAGTCAAATCGTTACCATTCTGGTCTAGCGGAGGCTCCTCATTGCCACCCAAACTTTCACTTCTATTACTCTTCTGACTAGATTCTTCTCTCCTAATTTTCCCACCATCCCTAACTCCACTCTTGCTTCCATGTTCACTGGTTCCGGCCACACCATCATTTCCCGCATTAGCCTCACGTTGAGCAACTTTTGGTGTCGCTAAACTTGCCAAAGGTGGAGAACCTGCTGATAGCCTCCTGGCATCCCTTCGATACTCACTTCCTACTGACCTTCTCCCCTCACGCACCAAGGCATCATTTTCACCTCTTCTGGAAAGCATATCAAGAATGGAAGGCGAATGCCATGAGGGCGGACTGGCAGAAGGGTCCCTGAGAGATCGCGACCTCTGAAGGACGACAAGGTCCCTCATAAGTGACCTGTCAGCCAATATGGGGCTTTGCTTGTGCATATGGTTCTTCAAGTGAATGCAATTTGTCAAATGAATGTGGTTGCGCAGATGATCACTAGTATCACCATTCGCATCCTTGAGTATCCTATTGCGAACAGCCCTGGTCATGATCAGACCGTCAACGTGTCCAATGGCCGAATCTCTTTTGAATTAATGAAACAAACACGTTCGCATGATTACTTAGTAACACCTGAATCTCCGGAACAACAGCAGCATAAAAGCAACAAAATTCCCTCAATGACCACCAATGCTATCCCCCCACTAGTCGTTCCGCAAAGCCGCCAAAACTCAAGCAATCAAAGATCCTCCAACAAGACAACAACATTCGATTTCAAATTAAACGACACCATTTCTAATGATCCCTCCGCCATCCGCTCCACACACAACAAACCCCTCAAAACACATAATTTCTCACTGAAAGGCAATGGACCCAACCGCAACAACGCGAAGAACGACACAGTGATCCCCTCAGCTCATCAAAACAGCATTAAAGACATAATCTTGAAAGCATTTCACCCAAATGGAACCCCAAAGAAGCAGAAACAGCCACCAAAAAACACAGCTGAGATTCAATGcatcaattaaacaaaaacccaaaacttACAACCAAAGGCTAACTTTTGGGGGAAAGCGGGAGAGAATAAACATAAGGCTGAGATAGAAAGAACAtgaaagatgaaaaaaaaaaggaagggaaaAGACGAAAGGGAAAGAAGGAAGCACTCCAATCACCTGAAATCAGAAAAGCCAGTGACCCGTTTGCACATTAAGTCCCCCACCCAGATCTCCCACCAAGCTTCACATGAACTTCACGAGGCCTCTTCCCCTTCAAACCAACCACCTttagagtgagagagaaggttagagagagagagagagagagagttcagcAGCAAGAGGGTAGTGAGAAAAAcaagagagtgagagtgagagtgagagtagagagagagaatctgagagtgtagagagagagagagagattggtgAGATCTGTTACAGACAGACACAGAGAGACACCTCTGCAAACAGAGAACACATCGCAAATAAAGCGGTGAATCCGTTTGTTTGAGCATGCAGGGTGCAGACCAACTTTTTATTACTTAAATTTCCTTTTTATGttctttcaaaaaaattaaaaaaaattaagaactcCGTTCCGTTGAAAATTGCAGAGAAAATTTATACGATTTAAGGTTGACATTGTAAATTTGAGTGCAAAAACTTCACGCTTTACCATTTTATCTACcaatcaataatttattatatcaTATGCGTGTGTGTTAGTGTTCTCAATTTGGCTTCCAATTATTGAACCTAATTTAAAGGGATTTTTTAAGTCATATTaatgaaatatttatttttcttcatttcttaatgaCTTTCTATTAGGTAATTTGACGTTAACAAAACTATCTAAATATAACAATCACAAGACATTTAAAATCGATCATATGGTAAATTTGGCAAGCCTAGGTTATCCACTTTTTCCGAACTTGAAGAGGTTATAGAGAATTTTACCTAGCACATGATTACAATCAAGCAGACTCACCATAGTGAAATGATACGttatttaattttgaaattaaCCCTGATTTATCGCTTGGAGATGCACTATGCttaatttaagtaataattttgCAGTTGTTCAATTAACTCCTTTGTGATATTGTGACACAGCCACAATCCCTACGTTCCAATAGGCAAAATGTGTGATGTCATGAGTAGGAGAAATTCTGAAATCTAAATGATATCGGATCACATGGTTGTCTGCCCGTAGACACAAGACACTCCACCTTCCATGTTTTTCGATCCCACATACTTTTTAGTCCATGTCATATGCTAAACAGTTATGTGATCTAGTTATCGAAGACCTAAAAACTTCTCATGTAATCACATAAAatcataaggaaaaaaaaaatgtaactcacgctattttttatttttttaaactttaatAGAAGAACTCGTTACAGCAAATGACCAATTATCTCAATACCATTATCAAGAGCATTCAAAAGATTGCTTGTCGATTTCATGACATGGAATTTAAACATGTTTTTCGTGAAGCAAATTTCGTTGCTGATATTCTTGTTAAGATTGGTTAGAGATGCTCAATTAGCTTGGCTATGGGATAGTAGCTGTGGTAGTTGCCGGAGGGGGCTTGTAGAAAAGGAAACTATCAATGCCGACGTCACGTGCACCCTTCAAATCATGAATGATGAGAGGGTGATGTCTTAGATTCAAATCATGAATGATGAGGCTGATGTCTCTGATTCTTAACAAGTAGAAATGATGCCTTCTGTTAAGGATAACAAGGATAACCTGacagaatttttatttatttttatttcatttatttctatttttataaGGGTAAATTATATAGGATTATCTGCCACTTTGTTATTCCAGGGAATCTTTTGACGCAAGACAAACTGTATTTGCAGTGGACAAACTGCAATACTGTATTAGGCTCCTAATCAAGGTTTGACTTCATTTATTTACACTACGGGGGTAGGAAAATGGACTAAGCCTTATAATGAGTTAgtaataatatagttcaaatttatctttgACGAAAATTCAACCTAAGAACTCTCACTTAAAAGTGGAGAAATactactaaaccgtagtacaaaataacagttttttttttttttggggtgaaCTAGAGATTTTCATAACCAGGGCAAAAGCCAAGAGTACAAAGGAAGCTCACAGAGAGGCAAGCAAGAGGAAAACTAAAGACATAAATAAGATAATGAAGGAGGGTATAGAGGTACAGGACGCTGCAACAAATGCTAAATGTCGCCCCCTTCACTACTGATTACAATAAATTAGAGAGGATAAGGTAAGCCATCATTTTGACTTCATTAAACATTACGGGACTCCAAAACCAAGAGTATTATTTGTACAGCCAGATAATTAACGTGAGTCGATTCAAAGACTTATTTCATTCAACAGTCAAAGCGGCACTTAGATCAGACCCACTCCCACAGACAAACCAACTGTGTTCCATGTCAGATGGAGGACATGGTAAGCCGTcttgaagaaaaaatgaaaaccagGGAAGTTGGTCGTCTGCTACTCAGAGACCCGAACCACAACTTCCTCCTTGCAAGTTGCTTCTATCcaaacatatatgatatataatcCTTCCAAAGCTGCCTGGACTTCCACCTTCCGAAGCTGCCCGGATTCCTTGGACGGACCATGCTCCGTCGCAATTGATGGAGGGGCTGACCAAATAGTGGATGGGGTAGGCGATGCCTCATGAAGCTCATGACGGCTTACTGTGGGATGTTTGATGAATCCTGTCTGTTGAAGACAGGTTTCCCTTCGGTACAAACATAATTCAAAtgtgtttcttttttgttttcttgttctttGTTGGTTATTAGTTTAATGTATAAAAGCacagaaaataaaatcaaattattGTTAGGTGGATTTTAATAATTGTATTAAAAGTAATGCTagtgagactaaatttgtagataaaatatgtaaactaaataatatgtcACTAATAAGAATGACtacgtttatcaacgcttaagtaataatccaattatcaactTCTATGTCATTTAACTTACAAAATTTTACTACAAATTTAGTTCTTCTAGCACTATCCTTGTATTAAACAGGAGTACAGGCCAAGAATTTACAATGCACAGAAGTACTCATCAAAACACATGTTGGTTTGTAGCCAGCAAAACCCAGAGACCCATAATATTACCCAGTCAGCATACAAGAGGTAGGCCCCAGGGCTGTGAAGTTCTTATGAACAAAATCCAAGTCCCCATCCTACTAAGTGGCCACTGAGATTATATAATAATGGTTGGGGAGGGGACCATATGCTTGTTTTATTAGTGCTGccaataccaaaaaaaaatattgtatacATGAAAAGGGTAAATGCATTATACATGTTTTCATGTCATAATAGGTATTGATTTTTTATACAAGCGATAATGAGACGGGTAAATAGAACTCATAATCTCAGGTGCAAATGTATACAAATCAGTAAGAAGTTTTGATTAAATTAAAGCAACAattaaaagagagagagatcaaaCTTGAAACTTTGGCTGCAAATAATGGATTAGAGACATTGGTGAAGTTGTTATGAGGTTACATGACATAAGGCCCCATTGTGGTCAGTGAGATATATGTAGTTGAGGGGACAATGGAATTTAGTAAGGATGGTGCATGGTTTAATACTTGGTGAATTATCTCATACCAAAGACTTGGGATATATTTTCAGTATTTGGTTAAATAATCGGTGTGGCGGTCATTCCATGTGATATTTCTTGGATTCTCATtggtgaaaataaaataaaacaggaGGGCAGGACCACATAATATGGTGCTTGCAGGCCGCCAAGAATATATttgtgtatacacacacacacatatatatcaatGCAGATTATATAgcagaaataaagaagcagcaGGAAGCAAGTTTTTAAGGCAGAGAGAGGTGGGGTTTTAAGCAGTTGAAGGGCAACATGAAGTCCATGTCCATATGGCCTTTTTGTTTGGTGACCTAATTCACACCATATTTGTATTGGGGGGTGGACATTAATCTGGTTCTTGTTTCAACCACCAGCCCCTTGAAAAGATTatggaaaaagaaggaaagaaaagggaaaattgTTAACACCTCTCACCTATATAAGCGGTGAAATTTTGAGGTGCGGTCGGTAGTACAATTACAAAGATAATTTCGATGATCTCATTTTTTTGGATATGATGTCGTCTGTACCCAATATTTCTACTataacatatataaaaaaaaaaaaagatgagaaaATTCATAGATTACTTAACGGTGTCTCCTGACATTTTCCTTCTGAAAGCATCGTTTCTTTATTTCTCAACAAATCTTTGACTGATGCTTTAAGGACTAAACTACAGATCCTCTTCAAACCTCAATAAAAACTTAGACCAACTTAAAATCAATTTGATGAGACCAAAGTGAAAGTGCTTGACTACAATTCAAGtaattaaacaatttaattaCTTTGTTATCTTCCAAAGCAAATGATTAGGTGGGCAAATAATACACAAACGTTATAGAAAGCAAGAGCAAAATTGTCGTTACATGGCTAACATATATAGGGCCCAATATTTAATCTTGACCAAAGCAGTTTATCAAGTGCATGCAGCTGACTTTGCTAAAAGCCTTCCtgaccttttatttttgttttccattGGGGGAAGAAAAGGGTGGAGAGCATCATTTTTATCCATCGGAAAAGCTCCTTGTATGTCTAGTTCCGGAGGGACAACAGTATCGTCATGTGTTCCAAGCCttcatatttttttggtttAGGGAGTGATGCAATCTCTAATCTATGCAAAAACTAGTTCCTcaaaatttgttttgagtaATGATTAGTTAATTGCATGCCAAAGTGAATCTTTGCGACGGCTAGTTCGcactcttttatttttattttgtaaagtTAATAGGGGCGGCTAAAGGCTGAATATTGAGTTTGATactaaacattttattttagatAGCGAAAATAATTTTAGAAACTAATGATTAACGCAACATTGTATATGTGCAAGTAGCCACACGTTTGGTATGAATCTGaaaagaattttttatttatttttgttatttttgctAGTTTATTACCTCATCAAGATATGGAGTGAAGAAAGAGTGTTCTTTTTGTTGGACACCCAAACACCCCTTGAATTTTCTTTGgacacccaaaaccaaaatttttgtttttaagttctAGTTCTACCCTTATCACGAAGGACTTGTTTGGAAATAcctttaaaatgattgaaagtgtaTTGATAAGGGTGTTTTTGTAACcgatccttagtaaaaatgcaagtgaatcatgcaaaagcacttgaagtgcttcctgcaagaagcacataattgtGCATCTTGTAGGAACCACTTTGAGTGTTTTTCGATCCCAAATAAACTTTCATCAAAAGCGCTTTTAGCCatcttaaaaacactttcaaacaagTTCAAAATAGTCtgtaagaacaaaataaaagtaaaaattgtGAAGGTAAGGTAACACACCAGGCCCATACACATATCGGTGGATCATCTAATTTGGGTTGAAAATTTTGTCCCACACATATTTTTTTACAAGTGAACAAATTTAACTAAATGAGAATTAAGTTAAATTAGTTGTTCTCTTTTTTCCTTATGTTGGGATAGAATTTTAGTTTTACTATCAAACTAATTGATAATAAAAATAGTGACTCAACTCCTTATAAATTTTATGAAGATTATTTTTTCATATTAATTTCCTAATATAGAATTCCCACCTTCTACAAGCCCC is from Malus sylvestris chromosome 5, drMalSylv7.2, whole genome shotgun sequence and encodes:
- the LOC126624294 gene encoding protein STICHEL-like 3, with the translated sequence MTRAVRNRILKDANGDTSDHLRNHIHLTNCIHLKNHMHKQSPILADRSLMRDLVVLQRSRSLRDPSASPPSWHSPSILDMLSRRGENDALVREGRRSVGSEYRRDARRLSAGSPPLASLATPKVAQREANAGNDGVAGTSEHGSKSGVRDGGKIRREESSQKSNRSESLGGNEEPPLDQNGNDLTHDALSGNSESKIRRSKQKGKHTQGAQMKTLSEQLNDVRMDTDDVASSNIHLPGRRSRQGRISEEPEVSARGYCSGLSRVKRRRFRGARRSRASVASRDFGAQHGLSVASNSIAQGSAHRKYHMEQGADEYGEQNVTRAPRNGCGIPWNWSRIHHRGKTFLDIAGRSISCGLSDSRLKKGDLAAHGRDISDMPMATDNSSVSTKSEPEALPLLVEASGSQASSDNAGWVHDYSGELGIYADNLFKHDVGSDYASEARSGDQRKLRGHRRRRHQNLTQKYMPRTFRDLVGQNLVAQALSNAVMKKKVGLLYVFYGPHGTGKTSCARIFSRALNCQSLDHPKPCGFCNSCIAHDMGKSRNIKEVGPVSNFDFDSIMDLLDNMSISQLPSQCRVFIFDDCETLSPECWSALSKVIDRAPRHVVFVLVCSSLDVLPHIIISRCQKFFFPKLRDADIIYSLQWIAAKEDIEIDKDALKLISSRSDGSLRDAEMTLEQLSLLGQRISVPLVQELVGLISDEKLIDLLDLALSADTVNTVKNLRMIMETGVEPLTLMSQLATVITDILAGSYDYRKERRRRKFFRNQPLSKEDMEKLRQALKTLSEAEKQLRMSNDKLTWLTAALLQLAPDQQYMLPSSSGGTSFHQSPLALNNVSGRDAVRRDSEQDEMPNYENGLPANARNSVSSGKGMSLDRKHHAGTAMVSQQMATSSAEITRVNGRQIHGKSHKGIEEIWLEVLEKIPYNRVKEFLYQEGKLTSVSFGAAPTAQLMFSSHMTKSTAEKFRAQILQAFEIVLGSPLTIEIRCESKRNSKEWAQMPIIIPASKDGSSQIRDENTFSAREVGTSEIVEVAASPMESKGSGQMHNQKKPTMAIIPEKQQSQSQSIVRSKVSLAHVLQHSELQRGWSQRKAVSIAEKLEQDNLRLESRSRSLLCWKASRVTRRRLSRLKIRARRPHSLLKLVSCGKCLSSRSPRAV